GGACGTGATCCGCGTGCCCGGTGCCTGGGAACTGCCGCTGGCTGCCGCGCGTCTGGCCGCCGCCGGCAAGCACGCAGCGATCATCGCGCTGGGCTGCGTGATCCGCGGCGACACCCGACACTACGAGCACGTGGCCGACGGCTGCGCCGAAGGCCTGCTGCGGGTGTCGCTGGATTTCCGCATCCCGGTGCTCAACGGCGTGCTGGCGGTGGAGCGGGTCGAGGACGCCGAGGCACGCGCCGGCGGCAGCCACGGCAACAAGGGCGAGGAAGCGGCGCTGACCGCGTTGGAAATGGTCAATCTTCTGGAGCTGCTGCCGTGAACAAGTCCGCTGGCCACAAGCACGTCCGCCGCGACGGCGTCGATCCGGTGCTGCGTTCGCGCGCGCGCCGGCGCGCGCTGCAGGCGATCTACGCCTGGCAGATCGCCGGCGGCACCGCGCAGCACGTGATCGCGCAGTTCGCGCACGAGCAGGCGCACGAACTGGCCGACCTGATCTATTTCGAGAACCTGGTCGAAGGCGTGCTCAAGCACCGCGCCGAACTGGACGCGGCGCTGGTCGGCTACCTGGACCGCGCGGTCGAGGAAGTGGACGCGATCGAGCGCGCGGTGCTGCGCCTGGCCGCCTACGAACTGCTGCATCGCCAGGACGTGCCGTACCGCGTGGTGATCAACGAAGCGATCGAGACCGCCAAGCGGTTCGGCTCCGAACACGGCCACACCTACGTCAACGGCGTGCTCGACCGCGCCGCGCTGGAATGGCGCGCGGTGGAGTCGGGGGGCGCCGCCTAGGCGGCGCGGGGTTCGGCATTGGGGATTGGGGATTCGCAAGAGCGGCTTCCCGGTAGCCATCGTTGATCGCGCGAAGGAATGCATTCGCGGCAATGCTTGGCGACCGTAGGCCTCGACCCCGAATCCAGCACGCTTCCCGGTGAATGGCGGCCCATCCCGGCTATTGCAATCTCCAATCCCGCATCCCCAATCCCGGCCCCCAAATGCCCGAATTCGATCTGATCGATCGCCTGCGTGCCCGGATCGGGGTGCGCGACGACGTGCCGCTGGGGATCGGCGACGATGCGGCGCTGCTGCAGCCGCCGCCGGGCGAGCAGTTGGCGATCACCACCGATACGCTCAACGCCGGCGTGCACTTTCCGCCTGAGACCGCGCCGGCCGATGTGGGCTGGAAGACGCTGGCGGTGAACCTGTCCGATCTGGCCGCGATGGGCGCGCAGCCGCGCTGGTGCACGCTGTCGCTGTCGTTGCCGCACGAGGATGCGGGCTGGATCGACGCCTTCGCCGACGGCTTCTTCGCGCTGGCCGACGCGCACGCCATCGTGCTGGCCGGCGGCGACACCACGCGCGGGCCGCTGTCGCTGTCGGTCACCGCGATCGGCAGCGTGGCGCCCGGCGCCGCCTTGCGCCGCGACGGCGCGCAGCCGGGCGACGAGATCTGGGTGACCGGCCGCCCCGGCGAGGCCGCCGCCGCGCTGGCGCTGTGGCAGGCCGGACGCCTGGACGTGGCGCAGGTCGCTGCCGATCCGATTCACGAGCATTTGCGCCAGCGCCTGCTGCGGCCGTCGCCGCGGGTGCAGGCTGGATTGCGCCTGCGCGGGCTGGCGCACGCCTGCGTCGACATCTCCGACGGTCTGCTGGCCGACCTGGACCACATCTGCGTACGCAGCGGGGTCGGCGCCGAACTATGGCTGGCCGCGTTGCCGGCCGCCGCCGCACCGGCGGAGGCGGATGCCGCGCAGGTGCACGCCTGGCAACTGGGCGGCGGCGACGACTACGAGCTGTGCTTCACCGCCGCACCGGCGCAGCGCGCGGCCATCGTGCAGGCGCTGCAGGCGATCGGCGAGGACGCGACGCCGATCGGCCGCATTGTCGCGGGCAGCGGCATCGTCGTACGCGACGCGCACGGCCAGCCGTGGCAGCCGCCGCGGCGCGGCTACGAGCATTTCGCCGGTTAGGGACTTCGAGTCGCTTCGCGCCGTACCCTCACCCCAACCCTCTCCCGATGGGAGAGGGGCTAAGCACGCCGCGGCTGTTCCCCTTCTCCCGTCAGGATGGGCCCCCTTTTCGGCGGAAGGTGCCCCGCAGGGCCGGATGAGAGAAGGCCAGGTGCCTGATCGACGGCCACAAGCGCGCCACCATACCGTGCCGCACTGCGGCGTGAAGTCGCCCGTACCCGCTGGTATGGTCGCGGCACTCGACACCCCCACGTCGCGTGTTCGTAACCGTATCTGGCAGCTGGGCCATTCCGACCCGGCGCCGTTTGGGAGGCAGTACATGCGTACGTCCGTGTCCCGCTGCATCGCCCTGTGCGCGATGCTGTTGTTCTCCGCCGCCGCCTTCGCCGGCGGCTTCAGCAAGCAGTATCAGACCATCCCGGGTTGGGACGGGACCAAGCTCGGCGCGCTGGTGCTGGTACCGCAGGGGCAGGGCGACGGGCCGTTCCCGCTGGTGGTGATGCCGGCCAGCTGGTCGCTGCCCAACCTGGAATACGTGGGCCGCGCCAGCGAACTGGCCAGCAATGGCTACGTGGTGGTCAGCTACACCTCGCGCGGGTTCTGGGATTCGGCCGGGCAGATCGACA
This sequence is a window from Xanthomonas sp. CFBP 8443. Protein-coding genes within it:
- the thiL gene encoding thiamine-phosphate kinase, producing MPEFDLIDRLRARIGVRDDVPLGIGDDAALLQPPPGEQLAITTDTLNAGVHFPPETAPADVGWKTLAVNLSDLAAMGAQPRWCTLSLSLPHEDAGWIDAFADGFFALADAHAIVLAGGDTTRGPLSLSVTAIGSVAPGAALRRDGAQPGDEIWVTGRPGEAAAALALWQAGRLDVAQVAADPIHEHLRQRLLRPSPRVQAGLRLRGLAHACVDISDGLLADLDHICVRSGVGAELWLAALPAAAAPAEADAAQVHAWQLGGGDDYELCFTAAPAQRAAIVQALQAIGEDATPIGRIVAGSGIVVRDAHGQPWQPPRRGYEHFAG
- the nusB gene encoding transcription antitermination factor NusB, encoding MNKSAGHKHVRRDGVDPVLRSRARRRALQAIYAWQIAGGTAQHVIAQFAHEQAHELADLIYFENLVEGVLKHRAELDAALVGYLDRAVEEVDAIERAVLRLAAYELLHRQDVPYRVVINEAIETAKRFGSEHGHTYVNGVLDRAALEWRAVESGGAA
- the ribH gene encoding 6,7-dimethyl-8-ribityllumazine synthase, with the protein product MTHYEGDLRAPEAARFAIIASRWNARITDVLVAGARESLSGNGIADEAVDVIRVPGAWELPLAAARLAAAGKHAAIIALGCVIRGDTRHYEHVADGCAEGLLRVSLDFRIPVLNGVLAVERVEDAEARAGGSHGNKGEEAALTALEMVNLLELLP